Below is a genomic region from Rosa chinensis cultivar Old Blush chromosome 5, RchiOBHm-V2, whole genome shotgun sequence.
CTATCAACTATTACAAACAAAAGTAACAACGGAAACAATTGAAATATCGATACTAGATTACAAGAAAAACGAAGGGAAATGACTTGAACTAGTAGAGCCAACAACTAAAGAATTGAAAAGACAATGAAACTAATCTGGagctaagaaaaataaaaggaaacccATGACAGAGTTTTGACTTgagatgtgtgtgtgtcttcTATCAATGCTTCTTTTATATAAAGAAAGCTAACTTGCTTGACGATCAAACTAAAGATAAAGTCTTTCTCTTGAACTCAAACTGTTTGCAGTAATCCAATGAAGCTACGGCTTCTTTAATTAAACTAGCATCAGAAAAATAAGGAAGTGGATCAACTATATGCCGCACGTACTTACCTTCATTCCATTCTTTGTTCAAAGCTGCACAGCATGTACAAATGTTATGAATCATTTATCAATAAACAACCAAACAGCTAGCTTATTTAACTCCCTCTCTCATCCAAATTAGCCAATAAATGCATATGTGAGCTGCTCTCCTTAATCGTTACAAATACTCTAAATGCAATATAAAGAGATAAAATCTCTTAATGAAGCATTTATCCTCTAAATCAAGATAATTATCATTAATAGTAATTACAAATTACCAATGATTATCTTAATTTCTTCATTCATCAAACGGCCACGATATGATCGTTAGGCCGACATGCTAACTGCATGGGTATAAACatagcccccccccccctattTTCTTGAGCATCAGCAAGTATCGCCGAATGGTTAAGGAAATGTAAGCGCTTGAACTTGTAATTCTACTCGatccacttgtgataagtggtgAATCATGGTGGAGAATCTGTTGGGTTCGAAACTCTTGGTCAAGCTAATTAATTATGGCTCAAACAAAAGGTAATTGCAAGCAACCATAGAACCATTAAACCATACAATGAAACCTTCCAAATTCAAATTAGTGATCCATCTCCATGCCTTTTTTTAGCTCATTTGACGTTGACACCAGTACATGGACTTCTTAATTGCCATGAATCAACAAATAATCTCTGTATTACCAGAGATCACCACCACCAAATATCATGAAATAATTAAAAGCATGAAGTCAAAACTAATATGGTAATATGCATGCAAGCTTCCAGAATCCATTTGCACCAAGTGAAATCAAATTCTCATTCTATATTTATGCGGACCTCATCTCTAGTGCCCGAACATGTAAGAACAAATGACTATGGAATTGAATTATGGCATGAACTTTTCTTAGAGCAATTAGGATATGCTATGCTTCAGTAACCACGATTGCTCTTCCATGCTTCAAAACCTTGACCACTTACTTCACCTTTGAATTTGCATGCAACACCTGTTGCTTTATTCCTTTTCGGCCTTTTCGACTTTGGACAGTAGGAGACCAGAGCAAAGAATACAAGAGTGAACATAAACAAGTTCCGCCTATAATTTGCACCTCTTGCCGCGGCCATTCTTTTTCTAAAAATTACACTTCCAATCCTTTTAGCCGTGGAGCtttcttattattttaaaaTCTAAATACACCAAAGCAGAGAATTATAGGACAAAGTCGTCATGCCCAATAGGGAGGTGGCCACCAATGTTTAATCTTAAATCCTACACTTCCTATGTTCGCTGCCTGAATTTCATGGTGTTGAAGACCGCGAAGTATTGAACTCATTCGGTACTTAGCAAGATCATTCCACTCTTTGGACTCTACATATGGTGAATTCCTAAGTACCCCCACCGCAAAGAAGTTACCAAATTGTTTCTTCAATTCTAATTTAGCCGACATTGCTATCATATATCACATCAGTTTTGTCTCCAATTACCATGTCAGTATACATGGTTTCTTCTAGTGTAGGCACCTTATGCTTTACCGAATGGAGGTCAATGAGCCCCCCAGGTTCAAAGTCATTGTAGACGTGATTTGGCCCATGATCTTCACGTACATGCATCGTTGAATGGCTTTATGTCGAAGACAAAATTTGGGTCATCAAACCTTCCCCCAAAGATTGGCAAATCAATGGTTTCTCTTCGACATGTCTCTTTTACTTCGAATTTTTCTTCATTGACTATAAGCTCAATTTTATTGAAATTTCCTACTTCTTGACTTGCTAGGCTTATCACTTCCACTTGTTTTGGAACTTCTTTGGCAGACAGAAAATATTGCCAAGTAGGTCTTGTAGTGGGGGCCTGATAAGGGTGGGAGTCACACCCCGAATtctgaaataaggattcaaatccggaacatgactaataacaatacaaataacgttttgaatttttctctcagaaacaaccactagttacacctcttgatattacataaaccaaatcctcaagctacttattacagcacactctcaccaaatcaaattgtaaaactcaaatgagtataattctcctcacaaaacaaatgctgtaaatctaatACTAGTACTCTAAACTGCACGATCACtgcctgattctcctgacctgtgagattacccgctacacaatttgaatagtgtaccgggaattgcaacaacacaaaacccggtaagcttttgacagctcgtgagtaaacaagaaataactattgatttattatgttacaattcttataactcaagtaaacaatcaacaaacattgcagcattaatatgtgaaataacatttgagcaacacatgcttgatcACAACTaacaaatattgcaacattaatatgtgaaataacattaaagcaacacatgcttgatcacaaccaacaaatattgcaacattaatatgtgaaataacattaaagcaatacatgcttgattttcttttcacaaacaccttcacatattcaaaatatatcatagatagatatttgatcaaaataacacaagtacacttctctttttagtgaattttcagattaactggtaacaaatcacaaatccacgtgttagggaccgacgtactattcccaaaacacgggacaaccaggttgactggtatcaaatcacaaatccacgtactagggaccgacgtactattcccaaagtacgggtaCGCGGCAGCATACCAAAGATACAACTAAGGTACGTATACTCAAAATAGGCacacttcctaagagtataatagtgcactatctgaagggactagggcccacagcttaacaaccacgaagcataaccacgaagcaccaaaacacatttaccagtaattcacttaagcacggggttgttgaaatcacccggcttcataattgtacttttcagacataatcaatttcacaacatacaatctttataaattttagattgtaaatatgtatatgtatacccacataagagacatattatttcaagacaaatctttacttcttaaaataatttccacatattcacaattgggcatataaaatagctttcacaccgcatgatcaacatttcattattcaacaattaaatgggagattaatagcttgaataatatctaatccattctcaatcatttcatcataccaatcacacgtcaagcaatatatatattccacgtaaatatatatatatataatcatccgctcaggaatgaccactaataccaactatagttcaagcataaaaaccgtgaaattcatttgtataataaaatcattttacttacctatggaccgtagttgatcaagtccatatgatttaaaacaaatatttattccacaaatattttcacataattgcgatattttcacacaattgcgacaaaaataaagtaattaaatttattcggttcgtaatatgaaccacgtgaggtttactcacctctaatccagctgcgtcttctaaaaagtcgaatatatcaatattccaaacgctcgtcaactcaaaccgtcaagtacctaatcaagtagggtctttgcttagtaatcgaaacacgaaataaacttaAATGACGATCCAATGGTCAggttctaaaataaagacgatccaacagtcggattgaaattatatgatgatccaacggtcggatcctcacggatcgcccttaggatcatcctccaaaattatcaccaagatccaacggtcagatcttcctgaatcgtccttacaaacatctcctcaaaattatacgaaaatCCGACGGTTAGATTCTCACaaatcgccttccgaatcactattttacaattatacgaagatccaacggtcggatcttcgcccgtgacctcacaaagtcattGGGACAGtaatacgatcaacatattcaaatttgaagtaaaaccgatggtctaatcttcacagatcgtaaaccgaagataaaacgtaaaaacgttaaatagtaacgtcaaaacgtaaatccactatttatcaactttttctaaaataaccttgtaatatatcaaaacgctcatATGGATGCATAGATCATCGTCCAGATAATGAAAACTCAAAAAAAggtccgacgcgccgccacaagcggtggtcagacggcggtcaaccacctccgatgcaaaagtggtcaactacaaacttcttcaaaatgaagggttgatgaactttcatacctggagctaagtctggttcgtcctagatcgtcctagatcaagctttgaagttggatTAAATCTCGGACGCACGATCAGATCCTAGATCAAATCAGGGACGtcgaaaaagtcaaaccttgatctagcgttctacacacaaaatcgtgatgaaagacttacatggggatgatcacggggaggaggagatcacgaaaatgggaaggatcggCCCGTGAAACGCCGGTGTCGacgttttccggccgggtcgggTTTCGCACGTCTGGGGTGTCTTCGATCCAGCTCTGTGGGCGGCGGCGGAGCAAGGCAACACCGGAGGGCGGCTCGGCGTGGGGCGGTGATCCCAGGGGAGCCTGGGTCCGGAGCCGGAGGAGGCCGGAGGGCGGCCGTTcggccgggtcgggtcgagcgGTTCGGCCgcgtgggagaggagagagaacggaggttTCGGGGACTGTTTCGCAAAAAAAGAAGATTTTCGTCCTTAAAtgaaatttctgatttttttttccgatatttatagaaaattcccaaatttcaaatattcataacttattcatacaaactccgaatattgcgttccacatatgcacgcgatcgtatcgacgagctctacaactttcatgaaggaaattttcccaaattcggtacgtataaaaagtcactttttgagattcccctaaataacgttcgatttcgaaaataaaatcgttcgaactacttccacaacttctccaagtttcgtactcgctcctaataccgagaaatcaattataaaaatccacggaatttaatttggatttttcggggtattacagtgGGATGGCCAATTAGCCCAAGCTTTATCCACAATTTCCTTGGCAACTTCTCTAAAGTCTTGATGCGCCTCAACCTTCAGTTTGGTCTGATCAATTCTACCATTCAAACCAGCATAAGCATTTTGATATCTTGAAACTTGGTTGTGAACGATTCCGTTATAATAAGCTTGTGGCTTAACTTGGCCAAAGTTGAATTGGTTGAAGCCATAACTTTGTCCATTAGAACCATATGCCGAAGTATAACCATATTGGTTACCATTAATGTATTGCCCATTGGTTCCAAAAAAATATCTCTCGAACTATGAGGCCATTTTCATTTTCGTACCTTACTATCAAATTTTTGTATAAAGTTACATTTCGTTAATATTTTGATACCCTGACCACTAACACCGTTAAATTTCAAGAGCATTTTTGTCTCTTAACTTTGTGATTTTCAACATTTACTTTAAATAATATATCTTTTTTGGAAGTGACCAAATATTAATAGTTTGTCAAAATATTCAGCAAACACTTGCACTATATTATTATTATGGATGAAAAATTATTTGAAAAATTTGTATACTACTTTTTTGGAATAATCATGTTAagcaacacaaaataaaaaaaaagaagtccaaaactaaagtaattaaaaattagaagccaagaaaaaaaaaattcaatcacaaaaactCATTGGTCTTAGTGTGCTTCGATGAACAAGCATTTTTCGGATTTGAGCAACACAAGAAATAAtcccaatgaaaaaaaaatgactaaattcagtttagtccctcgaacTTTAGAGCTAAAATCAGTTTGGTccttgactttttttttaatcacgatggTTCCTGCACTTCCAAATTACATCAACATAATCCAAAATTTTTCTTTgactttgactttttttttaatcacgatggTCCCCACTTCCAAATTTGACTTTGACTTGAAACATGATGTCATACGCTGAGGTGGAACCGACATGGGGTTCTacttttcaaattttaaaatccCATGAAGGGCAAAATAGACATACAAAtgcaaatttcaaatttcaaatttatcGGTGTTACTGGTTTTTCAAAATGCTAACGGAATAAAACTCAAGGTACATATACAAATGCAAAAATTTATTAGTTGagtatgaaaatgaaaatagccTCATAGTTCGAGAGTATTTTGTAATTAATCAATTAGATATTTACTGCATACAAATAGCAAGATCTATCAAATATTCTTGTATCTCAATAGCCCCCAGGTGTACAGGGAAGTGGCTATTTGTGCAAGCATTCATTTCTGAAGCAAAGCTAGAGAGAAGGATATATTAAGCATAAACCATGACTTTTTTTGTATGATTTTTCTTATTGAATCTTGCATCACACACTTTGGGACTTTATTTTGAATTAGAATATCATAATACTGTACGAAGTATGGAAGTGATCTTGTTTATAAGTAATATCTTGTGTGTAATCTTGCATCACACACTTTGGGACTTTATTTTGAATTAGAATATCATAATACTGTACGAAGTATGGAAGTGGAGTAATGGGCTATGTATGTTGCTATAGGTTGATTATATGTATAGTTATGCAGTCGGATAGAGAGCTTGGATGGCAATGCCACAAAGACCATATGGGGGATTAGCATTTCTAAGAATTTTTATGTAGCCATTTTCACCCCACGTCTCACCCCATGAATTCTTCATCAACCAATAATCGGTGCCATCTTCAGTCGTCCCATACCCAACGGCTGTTACAGCATGGTTCAGGCTGGTACCACAATCACCAGAGAACACCCCACTACTGTATGACTGAAAGGCTTCTCCGCTGGCGTCAATGGCAACTGAGACTGGTTGCATGGCCACAGCCTTGAGTAGATCACTTTCACTATTGGTCGGCACATTTTCATAACCCGTTATCTGAGCAGCGCGCTCATTTGCCTTGCTAGTGTCGCATGTGGCACTGTCGGAATTTAGGTATTGATAGTTTTCTTCGCGTGCAATTCCGTTTTGCTTGATGTAGTCAAAGGCTTCATTTATGTAACCAGGTTGACAGCCAAAGTTACCATCATCACAATCCACGAGTTGTTGCTCAGACAGAGAGATCAGTTGGTCAGTTTTGATTTTGGTAAGCCCTTCTACAGCTGCTACCGCGGTAAAGGCCCAGCAAACACCTACATATATACAAAATATGAATGATTCTTAGGCAAGAATTA
It encodes:
- the LOC112165174 gene encoding senescence-specific cysteine protease SAG12 — protein: MDVKRNHVFIAIFIILGTVASQATSRALYASSFAEKLHEQWMEKFGRVYPDSAEKERRFAIFMQNVEYVEKFNNEGNKTYKLSINKFSDMTNEEFLRRRTGNKMATTSNSTSFRYQSLASTEVPTSVDWREKGAVTPIKDQGSCSVCWAFTAVAAVEGLTKIKTDQLISLSEQQLVDCDDGNFGCQPGYINEAFDYIKQNGIAREENYQYLNSDSATCDTSKANERAAQITGYENVPTNSESDLLKAVAMQPVSVAIDASGEAFQSYSSGVFSGDCGTSLNHAVTAVGYGTTEDGTDYWLMKNSWGETWGENGYIKILRNANPPYGLCGIAIQALYPTA